A region of the Oceanihabitans sp. IOP_32 genome:
ACGATTTAATTTTTTTTCCCTGTTTTTCAAAATCAACTTTTTTAGCAGCATCAGAAATAGAATCTGAAACGGTTTTCGCAGCGGCACCAACATGATCTGATACGTTTTCAAAACCGTCTTTAATTTTTTTTTCAATATTGCTAATGTTAACAGGTTCCCCGGTCATCATAATTTTCTCTGCCGTAGTTTTCGCTTCAGGTACTAAAATCCAAAGTAAAAGATAGAGAAGTAGTCCGGTTCCAAAGCCAAAGATTAAAACTATCCAAGCTAAACGTATCCATGAAGCATCTATTCCAAAATAGTGACCCAATCCAGCCGATACCCCACCAACATAAGAGTTATCAGGATCTCTAAATAGCTTTTTAGAAGTTCTTGTTTTTTTCTTATTTGCAGCTTGTGGTTCGTCATCAAAAATGGCATCATCTACCAAGTAATCTTCAGGTTGTCCCATAATGGCGATCACTTCATCGACTTCGCTCATGCCAATAACTTGCCTCTGGTCTTGTTTGCGCTCATTAAAAAGTTCGGCAATTCTAGCCTCAATGTCTGCAATAATTTCGTCTCTACCTTGAGAGTCTGTAAACGAACGTTTTATAGCCTCAAGATAGCGTTGTAGTTTTACATAGGCATCTTCATCGATATGAAAAAATAGACCTGCTAAATTTATGTTTACTGTTTTATTCATTTTCTGTTGTTTTTTGGCTTGTTACAATGGTTACAGCGTTGTGTAATTCGTTCCAGGTGGTGTTTAATTCCTTTAAAAATAATTTACCTTTATCGGTTAATCCGTAATATTTTCGTGGTGGGCCAGAGGTCGATTCTTCCCATCTGTAATGCAATAGACCTGCATTTTTAAGTCTAGTTAACAAAGGGTAAATAGTGCCTTCTACAACAAGCAATTTGGCGTTTTTTAAAGTGTTTAAAATTTCTGCAACATAGGCATCGTCGTCTTTTAAAACCGACAATATGCAGAATTCTAAAACGCCTTTACGCATTTGTGCTTTTGTGTTTTCTATCTTCATAATCTCATGCGTTTGATATGGTGAAACTGTTCATTTTTTTTGATTGATGTGATGATTTTTATTGATGAATTTTTGGGCGTTACCACAAGGGTCGGGCTTTTCGTTGCAAGTCCTCGCTCGTGCCTCGCTGTGGGCTTTTCTCTACAATCCCTAACGCGGGCCTATTTGCTGTTTTCAGAGTTTGCGGTGTTACCATAATGCTATTTTAAAAAGTTAATCGTTAAAGGGTATTGGTATAGTTCCCCATCTCTTGCTTTTAAACTGGCTATAACAATAAAAACAAGCTCTAAAATAAATCCAATTACTGCCAAAGCACCCAAGGCACCACCTATATAAAGCAATGGTGATGGCTTGCCAATATTAATACTAAAATCATAGAAGCCGTTAAAATCTATAAAATCTAATCCACTAAAAATTTTAAAAATAAAAAACGGAATAGTTAAGGTTCCTAAAATAATGGCATATAGTAAAATACTCATCTGGAAATTAATAGCTTGCTTGCCGTGCGCATCTATAAATTCAGATTTATCTTTGTTCACAACCCACAATACAATAGGACCAATAAAATTTCCAAACGGAATTATAAATCGGCTAAAGGTCGATAAATGTATAAAAGTAGCGATGTTTCTTTGATGCCTGTCTATCATGATTTTAAAAGGTATAATAGTTGCTTATACAAATATATGTCTTAAAGCAGGTACTTTGTTACGCATAGTACTGTAATTTAACATTAATTTAACATATTGATATATCAAATATTTTCGATATTTTTGAGTAAATTCAATTAATAATGAAGTTAACACCTAGTAAAATCAATAAGTTTAACATTTTTAAATTACCATCAGTTTTTTTAATGGGTGTTAGGGTTACCTCGATAACTAACCAAGCCTGTACTGTAACCGTAAAGCATAAATGGATCAATCAAAATCCATTTAAATCGCTGTTTTGGGCCGTTCAAGGTATGGCTGCAGAGCTCACTACTGGAGCCATAGTTATGGCGAAAATTGCCGAGAGCGGAAAAAAAATTTCTATGTTGGTTACCACTAATAATGCAACATTTACAAAAAAAGCAACGGGCAAAATTACATTTGTATGTAACGACGGGGCTTTAATAGATGCCGCCTTGCAAAAAACTATTGAGACCGGCGAGGGGCAAACCTTATGGATGCAATCTGTAGGTACCAATACTGATGGTGTTGTAGTTTCTACTTTTAATTTTGAGTGGAGTGTAAAACTAAAAAGCTAGTTTATTTGTTTTTGCCAATAGTTTTCTGTGCATTCACAGTTTCTGGTATTAGAATTTAAAGGACAGAGCATCTTTGTAAAATTTTAAAAGAAACTGTAACAAAAATTAAAACAAATCAACCTATAAACAAATCAATAAAAACAACACGATATGACAGCACACGAAGTCGACTACGCCATCTATGGCGAAGAAATGCAATATGTAGAAATTGAACTCGATCCGCAAGAAGGTATAGTAGCAGAGGTGGGAAGTTTTATGATGATGGACGACGGTATTAAAATGGAAACTATTTTTGGTGATGGTTCGCAAAAAGACTCTGGATTTTTAGGTAAAATTCTCGGCGCAGGAAAACGCATACTAACGGGTGAAAGCTTATTTATGACTGTTTTTTATAACGACCTAATGGGTAAACGCAAGGTGTCTTTTGCATCGCCGTATCCCGGAAAAATTATTCCAATTGATTTAACACAATTCGGCGGAAAATTCATTTGTCAAAAAGACGCCTTTCTGTGCGCAGCAAAAGGCGTAAGTGTAGGTATAGAGTTTTCTAAGAAGATCGGACGTGGTTTATTAGGAGGAGAGGGTTTCATTATGCAAAAACTTGAGGGAGACGGTATGGTTTTTGTTCATGCCGGTGGTACCATGGCTAAAAAAGAATTACAAGCAGGAGAAATACTTCGTGTTGATACGGGCTGTATTATAGGTTTCGACAAAACTATAGATTACGATATCGAGTTTGTAGGGGGTATTAAAAATACCATATTTGGTGGAGAGGGCTTGGTTTTTGCAAAACTTCGAGGTCCTGGAACCGTATACGTACAATCGTTACCATTTAGTAGGTTAGCTGGTCGTGTTTTAGCAGCAGCACCTCAAGGCGGTGGTAAAAACAAAGGCGAAGGTAGTGTTTTAGGAGGTTTGGGCGATTTATTAAATGGAGATAATAGATTTTAAGTTGTTAAAATTTCATTAAATTCAAAGGCCTAAAACAATTTTCGTCTATATTAGATGTTTAATAAATAACACAAAAACACAAATCTATTTTTAATTTTAACCTAAATTTTTAATTGTAATTATGGCAAGAGCAATGTTTGAGTATACTAAAACTATACTTAATAAAGTAAGTTTTGATACGTCGTTATTTTGCAAAGAAGTACAAAAGGCAGTAAATAGACTACTAGCCCACGAGCTTGAAGAACTCAAAGTTTTTATTCAATCTTTAGTGCAGCAAAAACCTGAGTTAAATCAATGTCTAATTTATTTAAAAGCATAGATAAAAAGCGACCTCGGTCGCTTTTTATTTTTTTGGTATAGGGCTAATTATATTGACATTTTGGAATGTAATGGCCCCGCGAATAATTCCAGATATTACTTCTTGTAGCACTTCAATAATATGTATTTTTAGTTCGTTTTTATGATAGATTAAACTCACTTCTCGCGCAGGAACTGGATCGACAAAATGATGTAAATTTTCGGTTTCTTTTTTGTTTATATCCAGAGTGTGTAAATAAGGTAAAAGCGTCATTCCTAAACCTTCATTAGATAATTTAATTAGCGTTTCTATACTACCGCTTTCTATTTGAAACTGTTCATTAGTTTGATCTTTAAACGTCTTACACAAATTAACAACACCATCTCTAAAACAATGACCATCTTCAAGCAATAACATATCGTTAATCTCTAAATCTGATATGTTTATTTTCTTTTTAGAATACAGTCTATGACTTTTAGGAATATAACATACAAAAGGCTCAAAATATAAAACACGCTCTTTAATTAATTCGTTTTCAAGAGGGGTTGCCGCAATAGCAGCATCTAAATGGCCGTCTTTGAGTTGCTCTATAATTTCTTCTGTAGTTAACTCTTCTATTTTTAATTTTACTTTTGGGTATTTTTTTATAAAAGTTTTTAAAAACATAGGTAATAAGGTAGGCATAATTGTGGGTATAATACCAAGCTTGAATTCACCACCAATAAAACCTTTTTGTTGATCTACAATATCTTGAATTCTGTAAGACTCATTAACTATAGTTCGCGCTTGAGTAACAATTTTTTTACCAATTGCCGTAAGTTCAATAGGCTTTTTGCTCCTGTCGAATATCTGTACTTCAAGCTGTTCTTCAAGCTTTTGAATTTGCATACTCAGCGTGGGTTGCGTTACAAAACATTTTTCTGCAGCTTTTGTAAAGTTTTGGTTTTCGGCTACAGCTAAAACATAATATAATTGTGTAATGGTCATTAGTATCAATTTAGATTATAAAAGTATTAAAAGTATCAATAATACTAATTAAATAATCGTAAATTATTAATTATGTTTGCGTATAAACAAAAAAACAAAATAAAATGGCATACAATAGTATAGGTTTAAAAACCTCAGAAACAAAAGATATCGCAGAAGATTTAAATGTTTTATTAGCAAATTTTCAAGTATATTATCAGAATTTAAGAGGCATACATTGGAATATTAGAGGTAAGCGTTTTTTTGATTTACATGTTAAATTTGAAGAACTATATACCGATGCTAATGTAAAGGTTGATGAAATAGCGGAGCGTATTTTAACCCTAGGTGGAGTGCCTTTGCATACCTTTGAAGATTATGCAGCAAAAGCCCAAGTGGTAGTTGGTAAAAACATTACTGAAGATGATAAGTCAGTGCGTTTAATTGTAGATTCTCTAACCGAACTTTTAAAAATTGAAAGAAATATTCTTGAAAAATCTGGCGATGCAAATGATGAAGGAACAAACTCTATGATGAGTGATTTTATTACCGAACAAGAAAAAACAGTTTGGATGATGAAGGCTTGGTTAAACGAAACCATGTAGTCTGTGTCCAGTATTTATAAGCTGTACGCTTTAAAATCTCAGATTAAAACTTTTAATCTGAGATTTTTTTTATGATACAATGTAGTTCTATTTAATACCAATTTATTTTAAAGCAATCCTCTCGCTTTAATTTCTAAATAGGTATTAATAGTATCGATAGTAAGGTTTTCTGGGGTAGTTAATATGGAATAGATGCCGTATTTTTTTAGTTCGTTGACGATTAAGCGTTTTTCAAAAGCAAATTTCTCTGCGATTACTTTATCGTAAACTTCTTGCACCGTATGTGCTTTGTTGTTAATTACGCTATCTAATTCGGTATTTTGAAAGAAAACAACCACTAATAAATGATTTTTGGAAATGGCTTTTAAGTATGGCAGTTGTCGGTTTAAACCATCTAGTGTTTCAAAATTGGTGTACATTAAAATTAGACTGCGCTGTGTGATATGACGTTTTATATGGCCATAAAGTTGGCCAAAATCACTTTCATGAAAATCGGTTTTAACCTTATATAGTGCTTCTAATATAAGTTGCATTTGCGAACTTCTTCGTTGTGCGACAACACTATTTTCTATGGTTTTAGAAAATGATAGTATACCAGCTTTATCGTGTTTTTTTAAAACTACATTGCTAATAACAAGGGTGGCATTAATGGCATAATCTAAAAGACTTAAACCGTTAAAAGGCATTTGCATAACCCGCCCTTTGTCTATAATGGAATAGACCGGTTGCGATTTTTCATCCTGAAATTGATTAACCATTAATTGATTCCGCTTAGCGGTAGCTTTCCAATTTATGGAGCGCAAATCGTCGCCTAAAACATAATCTTTTATTTGCTCAAATTCCATGGAATGACCTAAACGACGCACTTTTTTAAGTCCGAATTCTAGGGCATTCTGATTGATATTTAAAAGTTCAAATTTTTTTAATTGCTTAAAACTTGGGTAGGTTGGTACCATAGCACCTGTGTTAAAAGTATAACGCTTGGCCACTAATTTTAATACGGAAGCCGCATAAACGTTTAAACTGCCAAAATGATATTCGCCCCTTTCGATTGGTTTTAAATGGTATTGAAGTGCTTGCGATTTTTGCGCGGCAATAAGGGCTTTAATTTTAAAATCTCTAATTTGAAATTGCTCTGGTATCTCGTCGATTATTTCTAAATAAATGGCAAATGGATAGTGATTAATGAGATTTAAAATTACAGCATTTTGGTCGCCATTAGAAAATTTATCGGGTAACACTCGATGCGCTTTAATTTTATCTTTACCAATAAATATTACAAGAAAATCGATAACAAAAAACAAAATAAGCACTAAAATTGAAAGTTGCGCAATGCGAAATAGCAAAGGGACAAAATAACTTAACCCAAACAAAAAAACAGTGCCAATGCCTACGTAGAAAAACCGTGGTTGAATGTAAAAGGACTTAAGTATTTTCAAAATTTAGTTAAAATTTATTGGTTATTACACGGAGTTTCGCTGAGGTTTCACAGAGTTTAGCGGAGTTTAATCTCTGTGTGTCTCTGTGCAAACTCTGGGTGTCTTTGCGAAATACTTTACTTGCTGAGTTCTGCATATTACCAACTAATTAGCGAGGAATCTCAACTGTTTCAATAATTTGTCTAATAATTTGGGCACTCGAAACACCTTCCATCTCGCGCTCTGGAGTGACAATAACACGGTGGTGTAACACCGGGATCGCAGCGCGTTTTATATCTTCGGGTGTTACAAAATCTCGCCCACTCATGGCGGCAAAGGCTTTGCTAGATTTCAGGATTGCTATCGACGCTCTTGGCGATGCGCCTAAGTATAAAAACGGATTGCTACGAGTGGCCATAATAAGCTGAGCGATGTACTTTAACAAATGCTTTTCAACTAAAACTTGAGTAACTAATAGCTGATATTCTGAAATTTGTTTCGCCGTTAAAAAAGAAGAAATTGTTGCTGTTTTTTCGGTATCTCTCAGTTGATGTTCTCTAGATAGAATTTCAATTTCTTCATCTAATTCTGGGTAATCTACATTAATTTTAAATAAAAATCGATCTAATTGTGCTTCTGGCAAACGGTATGTCCCTTCTTGCTCTATAGGATTTTGAGTTGCTAAAACCATAAAAGGCGAATCTAATTTAAATTTTCTACCATCAATAGTTATTTGTTGTTCTTCCATCACTTCAAATAAAGCGGCTTGCGTTTTTGCAGGTGCTCGATTAATCTCGTCAATTAAAATCATATTAGAAAAAATAGGGCCTTTTTTAAACTCAAACTCTGAGGTTTTTAAATTAAAAATCGAGGTTCCTAAAATATCACTCGGCATTAAATCTGGTGTGAATTGAATACGATTAAAACCAACGCTTAAAGATTTCGCTAATAGTTTGGCGGTTATGGTTTTTGCAACCCCTGGTACCCCTTCAATAAGCGAATGACCTTTAGCTAAAAGTGATGCTATTAACATGTCTATCATGTCTTTTTGCCCAACAATAACTTTGCCCACCTCTTGTTTTATGTTTTCTACACTACTTTGCAATTCAGATAAATCCAAACGATTTTTAAATTGTAAGTCGTTTAAGTCTTCTGCGCTATTATTTTTAGTTGGCTCGGTTAAGGGCGTTTTAGGCAAATAATTTTTATGGTCTTTAGGGGCTTTATTGTCGTCCATGATTTTTTAAATTTAAGTTTTCAATGCGTTTGTTTAGCTCTATGAGGTCGGTTTCAAGAAAATC
Encoded here:
- a CDS encoding PadR family transcriptional regulator, whose translation is MKIENTKAQMRKGVLEFCILSVLKDDDAYVAEILNTLKNAKLLVVEGTIYPLLTRLKNAGLLHYRWEESTSGPPRKYYGLTDKGKLFLKELNTTWNELHNAVTIVTSQKTTENE
- a CDS encoding DUF4870 domain-containing protein, which translates into the protein MIDRHQRNIATFIHLSTFSRFIIPFGNFIGPIVLWVVNKDKSEFIDAHGKQAINFQMSILLYAIILGTLTIPFFIFKIFSGLDFIDFNGFYDFSINIGKPSPLLYIGGALGALAVIGFILELVFIVIASLKARDGELYQYPLTINFLK
- a CDS encoding DUF4442 domain-containing protein, producing the protein MKLTPSKINKFNIFKLPSVFLMGVRVTSITNQACTVTVKHKWINQNPFKSLFWAVQGMAAELTTGAIVMAKIAESGKKISMLVTTNNATFTKKATGKITFVCNDGALIDAALQKTIETGEGQTLWMQSVGTNTDGVVVSTFNFEWSVKLKS
- a CDS encoding TIGR00266 family protein, which gives rise to MTAHEVDYAIYGEEMQYVEIELDPQEGIVAEVGSFMMMDDGIKMETIFGDGSQKDSGFLGKILGAGKRILTGESLFMTVFYNDLMGKRKVSFASPYPGKIIPIDLTQFGGKFICQKDAFLCAAKGVSVGIEFSKKIGRGLLGGEGFIMQKLEGDGMVFVHAGGTMAKKELQAGEILRVDTGCIIGFDKTIDYDIEFVGGIKNTIFGGEGLVFAKLRGPGTVYVQSLPFSRLAGRVLAAAPQGGGKNKGEGSVLGGLGDLLNGDNRF
- a CDS encoding LysR substrate-binding domain-containing protein, giving the protein MTITQLYYVLAVAENQNFTKAAEKCFVTQPTLSMQIQKLEEQLEVQIFDRSKKPIELTAIGKKIVTQARTIVNESYRIQDIVDQQKGFIGGEFKLGIIPTIMPTLLPMFLKTFIKKYPKVKLKIEELTTEEIIEQLKDGHLDAAIAATPLENELIKERVLYFEPFVCYIPKSHRLYSKKKINISDLEINDMLLLEDGHCFRDGVVNLCKTFKDQTNEQFQIESGSIETLIKLSNEGLGMTLLPYLHTLDINKKETENLHHFVDPVPAREVSLIYHKNELKIHIIEVLQEVISGIIRGAITFQNVNIISPIPKK
- a CDS encoding Dps family protein: MAYNSIGLKTSETKDIAEDLNVLLANFQVYYQNLRGIHWNIRGKRFFDLHVKFEELYTDANVKVDEIAERILTLGGVPLHTFEDYAAKAQVVVGKNITEDDKSVRLIVDSLTELLKIERNILEKSGDANDEGTNSMMSDFITEQEKTVWMMKAWLNETM
- a CDS encoding DUF58 domain-containing protein: MKILKSFYIQPRFFYVGIGTVFLFGLSYFVPLLFRIAQLSILVLILFFVIDFLVIFIGKDKIKAHRVLPDKFSNGDQNAVILNLINHYPFAIYLEIIDEIPEQFQIRDFKIKALIAAQKSQALQYHLKPIERGEYHFGSLNVYAASVLKLVAKRYTFNTGAMVPTYPSFKQLKKFELLNINQNALEFGLKKVRRLGHSMEFEQIKDYVLGDDLRSINWKATAKRNQLMVNQFQDEKSQPVYSIIDKGRVMQMPFNGLSLLDYAINATLVISNVVLKKHDKAGILSFSKTIENSVVAQRRSSQMQLILEALYKVKTDFHESDFGQLYGHIKRHITQRSLILMYTNFETLDGLNRQLPYLKAISKNHLLVVVFFQNTELDSVINNKAHTVQEVYDKVIAEKFAFEKRLIVNELKKYGIYSILTTPENLTIDTINTYLEIKARGLL
- a CDS encoding AAA family ATPase — protein: MDDNKAPKDHKNYLPKTPLTEPTKNNSAEDLNDLQFKNRLDLSELQSSVENIKQEVGKVIVGQKDMIDMLIASLLAKGHSLIEGVPGVAKTITAKLLAKSLSVGFNRIQFTPDLMPSDILGTSIFNLKTSEFEFKKGPIFSNMILIDEINRAPAKTQAALFEVMEEQQITIDGRKFKLDSPFMVLATQNPIEQEGTYRLPEAQLDRFLFKINVDYPELDEEIEILSREHQLRDTEKTATISSFLTAKQISEYQLLVTQVLVEKHLLKYIAQLIMATRSNPFLYLGASPRASIAILKSSKAFAAMSGRDFVTPEDIKRAAIPVLHHRVIVTPEREMEGVSSAQIIRQIIETVEIPR